The sequence below is a genomic window from Barrientosiimonas humi.
TACCACGTGCCGGTGCTGCTCAGCCCGTTCGCCTTCTCCACCTACCGAGGGAGCTGATCCATATGTCCTACGTGCTCGGGCACAACCAGTACGGCAAGGCCGAGGTGCACGCGGTGCGCGTCTATCGCGACGGCGGGCGCGAGGCGGAGCACGAGATCGTCGACTACAACGTCTCGGTCGCCCACCAGGGTGACTTCGAGGACGCCCACGTCACCGGCGACCAGGCCAAGGTCCTCACCACCGACGCGACCAAGAACACGGTCAACGCGTTCATGAAGGAGCACGGCGACGAGGCCCGTGAGCCCGAGGGTCTGGCCCTCGCGCTCGCCCGCCACTTCGTCGACACCGTCCCGCAGATCACCAGCTGCCGGGTCAACGTCGAGGCCTTCCCGTGGGAGCGGGCGCACGGCACCCCGCACGGCTTCGTGCGCAACAAGGACTACGTGCGCACGGTCACCGTCACCAAGACCCCCGACGCGGAGTACGTCGTCTCCGGGCTGAAGGACCTGACGGTCCTGAAGACCACGGACTCGGAGTTCCACGGGTTCTACGAGGACAAGTACACGACGCTGAAGCCGACGAAGGACCGCATCATGGCGACCGACGTCAAGGCGCAGTGGCTGCACAACGGCACCGACGTCGACTGGGGCAAGAGCTTCTCCACCGTGCTCGACGCGGTGACCAGCTCGTTCGCCAACGCCTACTCGTACGCCCTCCAGCAGACGATCTGGGACATGGGCACCGCGGTGCTCGACGCGGCCGACTCGGTCAGCGAGATCCGTTTCTCCTGCCCCAACAACCACCACTTCGTGATCGACCTGTCGCCGTTCGGGCTCGAGAACGAGTTCGAGGTGCACCACGCCGACGACCGGCCGTACGGCCTGATCGAGGCGACCATCCAGCGCGACGAGTCCTCCTCGAACAGCAAGGCGTTCGACCCCGGCCAGGCCTGGTGATCTGAATGAGCGAGGCCAGCGGCACCAGCACCGCCACGCGTCACCCGGTCGACACCCCGATGGCCCCCGGGCCCTCGATCCTCTACGGCCTGCAGCACGTCCTGAGCATGTACGCCGGCGTCGTCGCCGTGCCGCTCATCATCGCCGGGGCGTTCAAGCTCTCGACCGCCGACACGATCTACCTGGTCTCGGCCTCGCTCTTCATGGCCGGGCTGGCGACGATCCTGCAGACGATCGGCGTGTGGAAGATCGGCGCCCGGCAGCCGATCGTGCAGGGCACCTCGTTCGTCGCGGTGTCCACGATGCTCGCGATCGGTGCCGCCACCGGCGGCGGCG
It includes:
- the pucL gene encoding factor-independent urate hydroxylase translates to MSYVLGHNQYGKAEVHAVRVYRDGGREAEHEIVDYNVSVAHQGDFEDAHVTGDQAKVLTTDATKNTVNAFMKEHGDEAREPEGLALALARHFVDTVPQITSCRVNVEAFPWERAHGTPHGFVRNKDYVRTVTVTKTPDAEYVVSGLKDLTVLKTTDSEFHGFYEDKYTTLKPTKDRIMATDVKAQWLHNGTDVDWGKSFSTVLDAVTSSFANAYSYALQQTIWDMGTAVLDAADSVSEIRFSCPNNHHFVIDLSPFGLENEFEVHHADDRPYGLIEATIQRDESSSNSKAFDPGQAW